In one Diprion similis isolate iyDipSimi1 chromosome 6, iyDipSimi1.1, whole genome shotgun sequence genomic region, the following are encoded:
- the LOC124407617 gene encoding kinesin-like protein Nod: MASSSKKKCSNVQVTVRVKPNSDCNNSVISRVPEDSRALKINGELFTFDHIKWENASQERVYKVAAYSIVEKTLQGYSSTILAYGQTGSGKSYTMGTLLPLLNSWKTTGLIQRCVKHVFEQIAIEVSVSIIEIFDEEPHDLLNMGVALKMHKHAAINPKVQKIETKEEGFQLIKAALELKQEQLLPLNDPQSHTIVTLHLKIPDGEKLLESKLNLVDLEGSEIFDQTETENNPTFVKKGHVNKNLSILNRVITSIPAAKDSVSTVRDNSTLTSVLKGFLDGRSLISLVACVTTDPSQYSNTMKTLHFAEHMKTAEIHTLQMNGTTSCTKFTDQLKDTTRQLSALLSPAESNILISHPATDPVSESSSNYKIKSCTVILKKTDTNFYRAQMKEDPKENEARLKPTDTLTKNEQLGLISVEPLHSLASTVSIGELQTESEYETRVSSNLTRTEEYQYDTLQKDSCSSSPEDKTNANLHLPVKMEISAEMQRECSAFDFELRSPFLAMQPQFVHQASTVTSDDQEKAGLYHQRGNLIKRMNAVITTDFSGPSNTELRDAGKISERKQSDCPSSRKMMKFTENCLQSMLKQDPGSQRSNHERSDNDHSDNTQNKTKELKRKRMAHSNNILRILNSGTAEQLTALPLIGWKTAITIYQYRLIHGNFRSLKDLENIPAWSKKVCDRFFAANNVYLE; encoded by the exons ATGGCATCATCATCTAAGAAGAAATGTTCCAATGTACAAGTTACTGTACGCGTCAAACCCAATTCAGATTGTAACAACTCAGTTATATCCAGAGTGCCAGAAGACTCTAGGGCACTAAAAATTAATGGCGAGTTATTTACTTTTGATCATATCAAATGGGAGAATGCATCGCAGGAACGTGTTTATAAGGTAGCTGCATATTCCATTGTTGAGAAAACACTCCAGGGCTACAGTTCTACAATTTTAGCATACGGTCAAACTGGAAGTGGAAAATCTTATACAATGGGCACGCTGCTTCCACTG CTGAATAGTTGGAAAACCACTGGCTTGATACAGCGATGCGTGAAGCATGTCTTTGAGCAGATTGCAATTGAAGTTTCGGTGTcaataatagaaatatttgATGAAGAACCTCACGATCTACTGAATATGGGGGTTGCACTTAAGATGCATAAACACGCAGCAATCAATCCAAAAgttcaaaaaatcgaaaccAAAGAAGAAGGATTTCAACTCATTAAAGCAGCTCTTGAATTGAAGCAAGAACAACTGTTGCCATTGAATGATCCGCAATCACACACAATCGTGACGCTTCACCTTAAGATTCCAGATGG AGAAAAGTTACTGGAATCAAAATTAAATCTAGTAGATCTTGAaggatcagaaattttcgaccaaaCGGAAACTGAGAATAATCCAACATTTGTTAAAAAGGGTCAtgttaataaaaatctttcaatattAAATAGAGTGATTACATCAATTCCAGCAGCTAAGGATTCTGTTTCAACAGTGCGCGATAATAGTACGTTAACGTCAGTTTTGAAAG GTTTCTTAGATGGCAGGAGCCTGATATCTTTGGTTGCTTGCGTGACTACTGATCCATCTCAATACAGTAATACTATGAAGACACTACACTTTGCTGAACATATGAAGACTGCGGAAATACACACTTTGCAAATGAACGGTACTACTTCGTGTACCAAATTTACTGATCAGCTGAAAGACACGACTCGACAACTTTCAGCTCTATTATCACCAGCTGAAAGCAATATTCTAATTTCGCATCCTGCAACAGATCCCGTGTCGGAATCGTCATCAAACTACAAGATTAAAAGTTGTACTGTAATTCTCAAAAAGACTGacacaaatttttatcgagcTCAAATGAAAGAGGATCCTAAAGAAAATGAAGCGCGATTAAAGCCCACAGACACACttacaaaaaatgaacaacTGGGATTGATCTCTGTCGAGCCTTTACATTCATTGGCTTCAACAGTCTCTATTGGCGAACTACAAACTGAAAGTGAATATGAAACTCGTGTAAGCTCAAACTTGACCAGAACAGAGGAATATCAATATGATACGCTTCAAAAAGATAGTTGTTCAAG CTCCCCAGAAGATAAAACTAATGCAAACCTACACCTACCAGTGAAAATGGAG atatctgCAGAAATGCAACGTGAATGCTCAgcttttgattttgaattacGGAGTCCGTTCTTAGCAATGCAACCACAATTTGTTCATCAAGCTTCA ACCGTGACGAGTGATGATCAGGAAAAAGCTGGACTTTATCACCAACGAGGAAATCTGATAAAAAGGATGAATGCTGTTATAACAACTGATTTTTCTGGACcctcaaacacagaactacgtGATGCTGGTAAAATCTCAGAACGTAAACAAAGTGATTGTCCCAGTTcaagaaaaatgatgaaatttacTGAGAACTGTTTACAATCGATGTTGAAGCAAGATCCAGGTTCACAGAGATCGAATCATGAACGTTCAGACAATGACCATTCTGACAACactcaaaataaaacaaaagagtTGAAACGCAAAAGAATGGCACATAGTAACAACATTTTAAGAATATTAAACTCCGGTACTGCAGAACAACTAACAGCCTTGCCACTAATTGGATGGAAAACAGCGATAACAATATATCAATACAG ATTGATACATGGAAACTTCAGATCTTTAAAAGATTTAGAGAACATCCCCGCTTGGAGTAAAAAAGTTTGTGACAGATTTTTTGCG GCAAACAACGTGTATCTGGAATAG
- the LOC124407601 gene encoding endonuclease G, mitochondrial, whose amino-acid sequence MALKITALASVGLGGWYAGQLFEKWKHVPKDGNCQTSFLSKFSIEKMPGLPIFGTVSAATPIGSNNNDSYLTNPSTSASRTSQIMRFGFPGLDHVRSYDDFVLSYDRRNRIAHWVFEHLSKDNAKSNGDVDRSKCEFKPDETIHPFFRSNNTDYKHSGYDRGHLAAAGNHKAHQKHIEQTFFLSNIAPQVGVGFNRDAWNKLEKYVRKMTEVYTDVYVCTGPLFLPKKEADGKKYIKYEVIGTNHVAVPTHFYKVIVGQTKDGRLEMEAFVMPNAPIDSTTPLASFQVPPESVERAAGLLFFDKISRDKLSKINGKRVGWT is encoded by the exons ATGGCTTTGAAGATAACCGCGTTAGCCAGTGTTGGTCTCGGAGGATGGTATGCGGGGCAGCTTTTTGAGAAATGGAAACACGTTCCAAAAGATGGTAACTGTCAGACGAGTTTTCTCTCGAAGTTTAGCATTGAGAAAATGCCAGGACTTCCAATATTTGGAACAGTCTCAGCAGCAACTCCTATAGGATCGAACAATAACGATTCATATTTAACGAATCCTTCAACGTCAGCTTCGAGGACTTCGCAG ATAATGAGGTTTGGTTTCCCTGGTCTTGATCATGTCAGATCGTATGATGATTTTGTACTGTCATATGACAGACGTAACAGAATTGCCCATTGGGTGTTTGAGCACCTTTCGAAGGACAATGCGAAGTCCAATGGAGACGTTGATAGATCGAAGTGTGAATTCAAACCTGATGAAACCATTCATCCATTCTTTAG GTCAAACAATACAGATTATAAACACAGTGGTTACGATCGTGGGCATTTAGCAGCAGCTGGTAACCACAAAGCGCATCAAAAACACATTGAACAAACATTTTTCCTGTCAAATATAGCACCACAAGTAGGGGTGGGTTTCAACAGAGATGCTTGGAATAAACTGGAAAAATATGTGAGAAAGATGACTGAAGTTTACACAGATGTGTATGTTTGTACAGGGCCGTTGTTTCTTCCCAA AAAAGAAGCTGATGGtaaaaagtatataaaatacgAGGTGATTGGCACAAATCATGTGGCTGTACCTACGCACTTTTACAAGGTAATCGTGGGGCAAACTAAAGATGGCAGATTAGAAATGGAAGCCTTTGTAATGCCAAATGCTCCAATAGACAGCACGACACCACTTGCAAGTTTTCAG GTACCACCAGAAAGTGTCGAACGAGCAGCAGGACTTTTATTCTTTGATAAAATATCACGCGACAAATTATCCAAGATAAATGGAAAACGCGTTGGATGGACATAA
- the LOC124407600 gene encoding kinesin-like protein KIF22-B: MEPEIHKKESNLAGTDFSRDNGTSANEGKILLNSNFETDSAGKTDEETQRIDNQWKKTLFGTKRKLDSLDARDEESDMSNERLQKTIQSTVRKVLKTADKKLNTNKSHSSGNHNTSDVNEATHYENSETENDTKNHEQAKRIQRRRKSIIFSAKRKINFSNNKDSDESADEVPNKLSHRKYKLKNLPKHKLTSNIGEKKSDRKLRQNKSKLAGNTSKANYQSKTEDTDVETETPLTTVSEENQVMNSSLTEVQSTHNSDILKLLNQGSPKELESLARIGPKTAMMLDQYRKLNGKLETIRDLENMPGWSPKVFKQFLSANNIILD; this comes from the exons ATGGAACCTGAAATTCACAAGAAAGAGTCAAATCTGGCTGGAACTGATTTTTCTCGTGATAATGGTACGTCTGCAAATGAAGGGAAAATACTATTAAATAGTAATTTTGAAACCGATAGTGCCGGTAAAACTGATGAAGAAACTCAGCGAATTGACAATCAATGGAAAAAAACTCTATTTGGCACCAAAAGAAAATTGGATTCACTGGATGCCCGAGATGAGGAATCTGATATGTCGAACGAAAGATTGCAGAAAACAATTCAATCTACTGTGAGAAAAGTCTTAAAAACcgctgataaaaaattgaatacgaACAAGTCTCATTCATCTGGTAATCACAATACATCTGATGTAAATGAAGCAACACAttatgaaaattcagaaacagaAAATGATACCAAAAATCACGAGCAAGCGAAGCGAATTCAACGTCGCCGAAAGTCTATAATATTTAgtgcaaaacgaaaaataaatttttcgaacaacAAAGACTCCGATGAATCTGCAGATGAGGTGCCTAACAAGCTAAGCCACAGAAAATATAAACTAAAAAATCTTCCAAAACACAAGTTGACCAGTaatattggtgaaaaaaaatctgatagaAAGCTTCGTCAGAATAAGTCAAAGCTAGCTGGTAATACAAGTAAAGCCAATTACCAAAGTAAAACTGAAGATACCGATGTGGAAACGGAAACACCCTTAACAACAGTCAGCGAAGAGAATCAGGTTATGAATAGTTCACTCACAGAAGTTCAAAGTACTCATAACAGTgacattttgaaattgcttAACCAGGGTTCGCCAAAAGAATTGGAGTCACTTGCCCGTATTGGACCTAAAACAGCAATGATGCTGGATCAATACAG GAAACTAAATGGGAAATTGGAAACCATTAGGGATCTAGAGAACATGCCTGGATGGTCTCCAAAAGTCTTTAAACAATTTCTTTCG GCTAACAACATTATTCTTGATTGA